The following are encoded together in the Vigna unguiculata cultivar IT97K-499-35 chromosome 2, ASM411807v1, whole genome shotgun sequence genome:
- the LOC114171182 gene encoding endochitinase A-like has product MEVVVAVPPPPPPPLPPPPPSSSMDFNFDSSCSSPYITAPSSPQRFANFFFSAPTSPTRRHSSASALTTTEDEFEFDFGSHVQRPSLSADELFLGGKIRPLKPSLPSSVTTSDKSKIPSQRTDNMSSSLSPLSSPSLSERRRIRERSLSFSTSSAISVRREPETNSDDIDVNSVSSTEKSINKASETVSHSSFLSSISFGKGYRKWRLKDFLLFRSASEGRASDKDPLRKYAVLSKTTAQEDVRNLSFRSAESSGSVSRRRGPVSAHELHYTVNRAASVEMKKKTLLPYKQGLLGCLGFNPGMHHFSARIGS; this is encoded by the coding sequence ATGGAAGTGGTGGTGGCagttcctcctcctcctcctcctcctcttccaccaccaccaccttctTCTTCCATGGATTTCAACTTCGATAGCAGCTGCTCCTCCCCTTACATCACCGCACCTTCTAGCCCTCAACGCTTTGCCAACTTCTTCTTCAGTGCCCCCACCAGCCCCACCAGAAGACACTCCTCTGCTTCCGCTCTCACAACAACTGAAGATGAATTTGAATTCGACTTCGGTAGTCATGTTCAAAGGCCTTCTCTTTCTGCAGACGAACTCTTTCTCGGCGGAAAGATCAGACCTTTGAAACCCTCTTTACCTTCCTCCGTTACAACCTCAGACAAAAGCAAAATCCCATCCCAAAGAACAGATAACATGTCATCATCACTGTCACCGCTCTCGTCGCCGTCTTTATCAGAACGTAGAAGAATCAGAGAAAGGTCGTTGTCGTTTTCCACTTCTTCTGCCATATCAGTACGCAGAGAACCTGAAACCAACAGTGATGACATCGACGTTAATTCGGTATCTTCAACTGAAAAAAGTATCAACAAGGCCTCGGAGACCGTTTCCCATTCCTCGTTTTTGTCGTCGATTTCTTTCGGGAAAGGGTACCGAAAGTGGCGGCTCAAGGATTTTCTGCTGTTCCGAAGCGCTTCGGAGGGAAGGGCTTCCGACAAGGATCCTCTTCGGAAGTACGCGGTTCTGTCGAAAACGACAGCGCAGGAGGATGTGCGGAACCTGAGCTTCCGGTCCGCGGAGAGTTCCGGTTCGGTTTCGAGACGGAGAGGACCGGTTTCGGCTCACGAGTTGCATTACACGGTGAACCGGGCCGCTTCTGtggagatgaagaagaaaacattgtTGCCTTACAAACAGGGTTTGTTGGGGTGCTTGGGCTTCAACCCTGGGATGCATCACTTCAGTGCAAGAATTGGATCCTAA